The Humulus lupulus chromosome 3, drHumLupu1.1, whole genome shotgun sequence genome window below encodes:
- the LOC133821201 gene encoding uncharacterized protein LOC133821201, protein MVIPTNKRSKLLLDRARRYRSPMKSLESSSSMFESRTRRCLHSESYCSFCKEYENHVCVDEVDRDVPIPPWSFVIPDEDGDTMTINIPSDVNKGNLQIPDHVKCVYIIFLLLLF, encoded by the exons atggtgattccaaccaataagag GTCAAAATTGCTTTTAGATCGCGCTCGTCGGTAtagatctcctatgaaaagtttgGAGTCGTCCTCTTCAATGTTCGAAAGTAGAACTCGGCGTTGTCTTCATAGTGAATCTTATTGTTCTTTTTGTAAG gaatacgaaaaccatgtatgtgtagatgaggtagaccgtgatgttcctatcccaccatggagttttgtcatacctgatgaagatggtgatacaatgaccattaatataccatcagatgtaaacaaagggaaccttcaaattccagaccatgtaaaatgtgtatatattatttttttattattattattttaa
- the LOC133822840 gene encoding uncharacterized protein LOC133822840, translating into MLANYLALQEANKEHEYFKIYKKCIEEYCQNPSSVHHVSLTPDLLQMLLDGLMSTSIAKEKKAVPSSSSSRQSPKDSSEVKEDYASLSTESVSTSDVDDHSLIFPLVEVNSNAPALATKVYPSQYLGQVPEGFVVAPSPNLTQKRNKSSAVTTSSKVLKASTAECSARSSQQSKPISNIQPSRASDSDISAAHDPNPNSAGHLASASTIIMNPSSGSDPPPSLFCRLQCRLLRQNHSP; encoded by the coding sequence ATGTTGGCTAATTATCTTGCCCTCCAAGAGGCTAACAAGGAGCACGAGTACTTTAAAATTTACAAGAAATGTATTGAAGAGTATTGCCAGAATCCTTCCTCTGTTCACCATGTTTCGCTCACTCCTGACCTCCTGCAAATGCTCTTAGATGGTTTGATGAGCACTTCTATTGCCAAAGAAAAGAAGGCTGTGCCAAGCTCTTCTTCCTCGAGACAAAGTCCTAAGGATTCCAGCGAAGTCAAAGAGGATTATGCTTCTTTATCCACAGAATCTGTTAGCACTTCTGATGTCGATGATCATAGTTTAATCTTTCCTTTAGTGGAAGTTAATTCAAACGCACCTGCCCTTGCCACTAAAGTTTACCCTTCTCAGTATCTTGGCCAAGTACCCGAAGGCTTTGTTGTTGCTCCATCCCCTAACTTAACGCAAAAAAGAAACAAGTCTAGTGCTGTCACCACTTCTTCCAAAGTTTTGAAGGCTTCTACTGCTGAGTGTTCCGCTCGTTCATCACAACAATCTAAACCGATTTCCAACATTCAACCTAGTCGAGCATCTGATTCTGACATCAGCGCAGCGCATGATCCTAATCCCAATTCTGCTGGGCATCTTGCTTCTGCTTCTACGATTATCATGAACCCGTCTTCAGGGTCTGATCCTCCCCCTTCTCTATTTTGCCGCCTTCAATGTCGTCTGCTCAGACAGAATCACTCCCCTTGA